Proteins encoded by one window of Myxococcus guangdongensis:
- a CDS encoding NBR1-Ig-like domain-containing protein yields the protein MPSRQRLTSPALVAGLLLWNATPALAQSLHSERGGLQSSPLAHRPSRTAATLDPLRSLALSDHATVSSFTARRVFEQLVRQAGGTGLTADPLFRQLWDTQNPAPGQPDLPGGPHCSDDGNTVNGAPYVCRTLEGAEASPSTAALDRYVLVGLFNRFDLAPVDGAHCGEYRMSFARFVPAPQVRARNRFILEGVLPNPSPALGLEGCRPVAQAWATLSTLEDPTERRALLDALFFEGLAPGIPPVIHIHHYGDNPAGVGQVRVNMFMQQGIGAPNPWMLREFKLKRRCDSTGCSLRFLPTTVKSTPRGDFFNLQNPGPLAVAFRDYFVTQVEGLAVDDFNRFNYVVPDVYNAAQSSSMPSMGSVDDFLAEFDKTAAPNAFTDALQAELQRIGSPLTPRQLVARAQALSCGGCHDLSRGTDLGGAPGVFPLDFMRFVQTQDILSPQPTPGPGSHYPLSASLTTAFLPFRQQLLGAFLDTPALDARVVTPERGHEVQAGQPFQGTVTLENTGTLAWRDSTGLRAVSLDQTGDLRWAPGEAIHLGQQKTFVFTHTAPTTPGRTTYRWRLQRDDQAFGPELSFTVDVP from the coding sequence ATGCCCAGCCGTCAACGCCTCACGTCACCTGCCCTCGTGGCGGGGCTGCTCCTGTGGAACGCCACACCCGCCCTCGCCCAATCCCTGCACTCCGAGCGCGGAGGGCTCCAGTCCAGTCCGCTCGCCCACCGCCCCTCCCGCACCGCGGCGACGCTGGACCCGCTGCGCTCGCTGGCCCTGTCCGACCACGCCACCGTGTCTTCCTTCACCGCGCGCCGGGTGTTCGAGCAGCTCGTGCGTCAGGCCGGCGGCACGGGCCTCACCGCGGACCCGCTCTTCCGCCAGCTCTGGGACACACAGAACCCCGCGCCGGGCCAGCCGGACCTGCCCGGAGGTCCGCACTGTTCCGACGATGGGAACACCGTCAACGGAGCACCCTATGTCTGTCGAACCCTCGAGGGCGCCGAGGCGAGCCCCTCGACGGCCGCGCTCGACCGGTATGTGCTGGTGGGCCTCTTCAACCGCTTCGACCTGGCCCCGGTGGACGGCGCCCACTGCGGCGAGTACCGCATGTCCTTCGCCCGCTTCGTCCCGGCCCCGCAGGTGCGCGCCCGCAACCGCTTCATCCTGGAGGGCGTGCTCCCCAATCCCTCCCCCGCGCTGGGGCTGGAGGGGTGCCGTCCGGTGGCCCAGGCGTGGGCCACGCTCTCCACCCTGGAGGACCCCACCGAGCGGCGGGCGCTGCTGGACGCGCTCTTCTTCGAGGGCCTGGCCCCGGGCATTCCGCCCGTCATCCACATCCACCACTACGGGGACAACCCCGCGGGCGTCGGGCAGGTCCGCGTCAACATGTTCATGCAGCAGGGCATCGGCGCGCCCAACCCGTGGATGCTGCGCGAGTTCAAGCTGAAGCGCCGGTGTGACTCCACGGGCTGCTCCTTGCGCTTCCTCCCCACCACCGTGAAGTCGACGCCCCGGGGCGACTTCTTCAACCTCCAGAACCCCGGCCCCCTCGCGGTGGCCTTCCGGGACTATTTCGTCACGCAGGTGGAGGGCCTCGCGGTGGATGACTTCAACCGCTTCAACTACGTCGTCCCGGACGTCTACAACGCCGCGCAGAGCAGCTCGATGCCGTCGATGGGCAGCGTGGACGACTTCCTCGCCGAGTTCGACAAGACCGCCGCGCCCAACGCCTTCACCGACGCGCTCCAGGCCGAGCTCCAGCGAATCGGCAGCCCGCTGACGCCCCGTCAGCTCGTGGCGCGCGCCCAGGCGCTCTCCTGCGGCGGCTGCCACGACCTCAGCCGGGGCACCGACCTGGGGGGAGCCCCGGGCGTCTTCCCCCTCGACTTCATGCGCTTCGTCCAGACGCAGGACATCCTGTCACCGCAGCCGACGCCGGGGCCGGGCTCCCACTACCCCTTGTCCGCATCGCTGACGACGGCCTTCCTCCCCTTCCGCCAGCAGCTGCTCGGCGCCTTCCTGGACACGCCGGCCCTGGATGCACGCGTCGTCACCCCCGAGCGGGGACACGAGGTCCAGGCGGGCCAACCGTTCCAGGGGACGGTGACGCTCGAGAACACCGGCACCCTGGCCTGGCGCGACAGCACGGGCCTGCGAGCCGTCTCGCTCGACCAGACCGGGGATTTGAGATGGGCCCCCGGTGAAGCCATCCACCTGGGACAACAGAAGACGTTCGTCTTCACGCACACCGCGCCGACGACGCCGGGGCGCACCACCTACCGGTGGCGACTGCAGCGCGACGACCAGGCCTTCGGCCCGGAGCTGTCCTTCACCGTCGACGTCCCATGA